The Rhipicephalus microplus isolate Deutch F79 chromosome 4, USDA_Rmic, whole genome shotgun sequence sequence GCCTTGGGAGGATGTCTTGGCCGCGGCCTTGCCGTCCTTATAGATGAACAGTGCCACACCCAGCACAACCACCAGAATGGAGAGGTACTTGGACAGGGCGTACCGCTTGCCCCCAATTAGCACACCCAGAACCATCACCGGGATGGGTTTGCAGGATTTTCCTACCACCTGAAAGAAATAAAAGGGGGAACTGCCATGATTGCGATTGACAACTACTTAATCAACTACAAATGAAAGAACAACTTTGTAGTAATTACAGCACAGCCGTGCACACTGAAAAAGCCATAGGCATAGCCTGAAAATTTTTGGGGGGGAAGGAGGGTGGTGTGTTTAATTAACCTCTACGTATATTTGTGaatttgtatgtgtgcatgcaaGTATGCACGTGCAAGGCATAAATACTTGTGGGAGGGGGGGGATGTTAACACCTAGGGAGCATAGACTCCCCAGGTTATGCAAGCAGAGCAGGGGTGTGAATTCGGTTGTATAACATTATTTTGCAAACAGCACATGAAAGCTCCCATATCTCAGTCGAAATGACGGTAAAGAGGCCTTAAGGGGGGGATGAAAGGCAAAGAGGACTGAATAGGCAATTTTTCAATTTTcatgacacaatatttcagcatAACGGACAACTGCTTCCACAAAGTGGCGAGTCCTTGCTTTCAGTGGAAAGCATTTAAAAACAAGCCTCAAACACGCCTGATGCTATGTCTGCACTGTGGCACCTTGAATATTAAATGATGCTTTTTCCTAACACTACTTTTCATCAGAAAAGAAACATTTTATCTGTAACCGTTTAAGCTATCAAATGCTAacttttgttacttttttttttattaataccATGCACACTTCCTGAAGCAAAATAATGTTGTTGCCACAAGAGTTGCATTTTTTACCGAAATTTTTCATCAAGGAAACAGTCCCATAATTCTAGTCTTTAAACATTTACATTTTCAATTAAAAAATGGTCATGTCTACAATTGGTATTTTGGTTCAAAAGGATGCCCTGGGCAAATGTAGTAATCAGAGGAGATTTCACCATTTTACATAAAAAATCTTTTTTCATAAATGttccttcaaaaacaaaaaacagacaattcctttatttattaatttttgaAGGGCTTTGTATTTTCTTGCCAAAGTGACAAACCTATAGCAATATCCCCATTCAAAAAACTTGCAAAGTTTTGTAAAGTTTGCTTTGAAAATAACAGAGAAATGTGCAGTAGTATTTGTACACTTGTTGGTGCTATCCATCCCCTCTTAAAATATTTTAAATAAAATGCGCGCATGATACCACGAGGGGGAAATAAACATTCTAGTTTTTCTTCAGGAAATGCTTCTTGCGTAACTAGCTTGAGAAAGCTCTCTTGTGAGGTCCCATTGCAACTGCAGTAAAATCTGCGTGTTGAAATGGCTGTTGCACTGGAAGTGGGCACACTGatgattgttggggtttaacgtcccaaaaccaccatataaatataagaaacactgtagtggagggctccagaaatttcgaccacctgaggttcttaaaCACGAGTACACTAGAAAAGGGGACTCCGCACACACCTATGATAAAGTGTGAGCAAACAATCGAATACCGAATATTTCTCCAACAATCAGCACAAATGCGAAAACCCCAAAGGAATGAAGTACTGAAACAGCAAGAAACCATTTCTTTTTTCTAAACATTCGATTACCAAAATATAACTATGATGACCAAGTTTTTATAGGGATATCAACGCTATATTGTATAGTGGatgaaagagtttttttttccatATTCTGCTCAGTGGCCTTGGCACCAAGCAGTCCTCACAGTTTACTGGCAATGTTCTCGGTAAGTTACAAGTAGCCAGTGCTATTTATCTCATGGGATAATGTTATCTACATAGGTGGCTTACttaaactttttttcattttcatagaAAACAAGCACTCATGCACTACTTCCAGTGATTTCATTGATGTGTTTGTCTTAATCTGTTAGGCTTCATTAGGTAAATTTTTTACTATGCTGCAGCTGCACTGCATCAGACTGTTCTTGTCTTCATCTTTTAATAACTAAAGCTCAAGAATATGGCTGCATTCAGCTTCAGAAGAGCCACATTTATACATAATTACACGAATACAGCAAACGCAAGTGTCACATTCATGCTAATTGTTCTTGCTGGTACAGTGTTCAATGCTGCTGCTTGGGTGCAAAGGCCCAATTTGCGATAACTACTCtatatatgttttgttacatatttAGCTGTATCTGTGCAGTTTGGTTCAACATTGTAGTCACTGCTGTTTGCAAAGTTACGTCAGTTTAAGgttgtggtattttttttttttttgctaaaggtAACCAAAATGCTTCTTTGATAAAGCTTGTGAATTTCTGTTTCAAATGAAAAGTGAAATTCCAGGGCTGTTTCGAAATAGTTTCCTTACTACATAAAAACTCAACTCATGGCATGACTATAATACTTACATTTGATTCGAttctaaaatttactattcgTGCACCCCTACCTACGATTTATAATAATATACATATTGTTGAGAtataagaaaaataaagaaaatggcAGACTTGGGCAATCCTTTCATTTTTGAACTGGTTTACTACGACAGAACATTTTCTTGCAGTGAAGATAACATGATACGGCTATGTTGGGTTCCGAATACTCTTGTGGTCAGCTTGAATCTCAAGCAAAGGATCACATCTGAAGTCTGCAGCTTCACAAAGATTACGTCCCAAAGTGGTACAGAAAATTTGATGGCTACCTCCTCTTTGGTAAAACATGTCACACTACCAACGTACTTCATTCTAAAACAGTAACCTGTATTACACGGGGAGCCCCACCGACCCCTACAGTAACAAGTGGGGCACTCTAAACTATGACAATGAAGCATGTATTATTCAAATGGCCAATATACGGCAATCATGGATTTTGTATTGAGCACCAAGATGCACTGCAATTTGTCACACTTGGCTAGTGTTATATAGTATCTCAGGCATTGTGTTTTGCTCTGTTTCAATGTGTCACAGAAATCAGCCATCCTAAATATGCTTAACCGAGGCCATCTTCATGACAGAGAAAgacacgaattttttttttccatcatcTCACATATAAGTGTGGGAATCAGGATTGCATGCACAGCCTCCTCTCATACACGCCTTGTCCTCTCAGTTTTCTACACAGACTGGCATGTCAGCTTCTTTTAAGTTATGAGCCAAGTAACGAAGGCAAACAGAATTTAATTGCACAGTGTTCCACAGCATAATACTATTCCCATTCTCTTATGCCTACAACATTCAGAGTCATTCCTGATATCAATCAGCCTACAGGAAGCAGTTCAAGATGAACAGGTTGTGCGCATGTGCAGAATAAGGTGTTTGAATATACATGATGCATCAATAAAGTGGTTGTAAGACCGGCAACTGTTAATGAATAAATGTACCTCTCCTGCATCTTCGCCCCGAGtttcgcgttttttttccttctcgcaCGTAAATATGAACCGTCAGCCTTTGGTGCTTCTAAAGATGAACAAGTATACCAGACTGTTATGAATTGAAATATATCATGCTGGCCTAGATCCCTCTACACTGCAAAGAATAGGTCAAAATAATCATTGCGATTTCATAAAGCTTTGAGAAGCGAACGAGGTCATATTCACAGACAAATTACATTGCCTTCCCAACACACATGATTGTAGTAAAACCTTGGTTAATTCACACCATACTTAGGCACAAAAGTCAGTACTGCCCAACTCATCATGTAAAAAAGCTGAATTAACTTACTTACCTGTGTGGTGTAATTCACAAACTGCAAGCATATTGTGCTCGCAAGCATGGCGCCTAAGTAAGTGAAAGATGATATGATGTAGTAGGATCTCCTTGTTGTATCGACTCCTTGCTTAAGAAAAGTGGATAACACTAGAAAATAAAGCAAACAAGCACGTTGTCCAAGTCAACACAAGTAGCAGCAAGAGCCTGGTAACAAAAGAAACAAGTAAGAAATTTCACTCAGTTTTATTCCTTATTTATGCATGCAGACATGTACTTAATTCATTCTTATTGCATGCAGAAGACATGTACTTGATTCAACTGCAAGCATATGTAGATAaggtaaacaaaacaaaaaggatTGGTGAATCAAGAAAACATGCTCTGAGGAGTTCTACTCTCACAACAAAACACGTGCATTAACATTTTACATACTAAGTGTGTCATTTATTATCAGTATTATCTAAATTTTCTTTTCTGACTATATCAAATATACGTtcaacgctttttttcttttttttcatatctcTAGCGAGATAACACAGAAAAAGCGGGCAGTAAAACATCAGCTGCAGGCGGCAATTAACGTTCAAGTATTTAATTAACTAATTTTTACGATGTGTTAAATGCCAGCATCATATCATTTCATATTCGGCCTTGATCAATGCGCATGTGGCAGGCTAATCACTATGATGATCGCAATACGAACAATCAAAACCACAAAAACTCACTCAGTTTTGCAAAGAGGACATtcatgacgcacgaaaacaaaagCAGCGACTGCGCATGAACAAACATTTCTTTCTTGGGCCCATACTTGGTCCTGGTTCTACAAGAGTAAGAaaaacgcaaacacacacacgaatGAATGGTGCGAACAACCATCGCACCGCGAGATACTGTCAAAGTTCCACACGCTCACATCTCGCAAGTGAACATCAACGAGATCGCTCAAACAGCGCGAGTAGCGTTAGCAAGCTCATTACAAGAGCAGGAACAATAGCCCAAATTAACGAGCGTTTTCGGCACCTACGTTGTGGCATATGCCGACAATGAATGGTGCCCGATCCTGAAGAATCAAACGACACGTGTGAAAAAACGATGGTAACAGGGTAAACATAGACTTACATCTCTTCGTGTAAAACCCCGTAGTAGAAGTAGGTCAGGAATATGCCTCCAGCATAGAAGAAAAGCTTGACGGGGTTCCCCATAGGTTGTGACAGCGGCCCCCTGAAATCAAACACGTTCGATTTCGTCTGCTCGCGCACAACCGTCACTGCTACGTTGGCGGCACCTTGAGCTCCGATAGAAGGCACGCTCATCAAAGAGATGCTCGCTAATGGAGCGCCACTTTCCAAGTACGGGTAAACTGGAAATTAAAAAGCCTTGCAATAAAAGCTGCGATTAGCATCAGGCTAACAACAGCATCGCATGGATGCGTGCCGATGCGCTGTACAACAGCAGCTTGCGAACGGAAACGTCGTTCGCTGACGACGTCCGCCGGTGGCGCCTTTGAAGTTCAAGGCGTCCACTACGTGCGCTTGCGCGATTCGTCGATGCAACGTGTAAAAACGGCGTCACCGACACACCGCGTGTTTCACAGCCTTCGAGCTCAAAGTTTGGCAGAATACTTTTGTCCCATGTATACTGCGAACATGTCACACCTCACCGTGTAGGGCGTTCGAGTTTGACAAAGCGTTGTATGTATCGTACGAAAGGAGGTCATGGTACAGACGTACAAGTTCTGGCGCGTGATTTGAAAGCCCTTTTAAAATGCATACAGGTAATACATGCAACTACCGCGACGCTACACCTCTGCATCAGTCGTAGAAGAAATGCGAGTCATTTGGTACCTCACAAAGCGTGCTGTAAATACCTCGCAGGCAGAGAATCGGCGCGATCGCTGCAGTAAGTTGTGTTGCAATCGGACAAGCACCGCTAGGCAGTGGATCACCGACGTGGTTACTCTGTTGCCATTCGGCAATTGCTACCGCATCACCAAGGTGTCGCACACCGTCGCAAGCGTTCGGCGAAAAAgccaaaatctgagcaaacgggcggAGAATGCACGGGGAGGGTCGCGGAACCAAAATAAACTCCCCGAAATAAGCACGCCGCCTATCCGCAGCGGTAAGGCAGAGCTGAGCTCGCTTGGAGAGCAT is a genomic window containing:
- the meigo gene encoding solute carrier family 35 member B1 homolog meigo isoform X2; its protein translation is MGNPVKLFFYAGGIFLTYFYYGVLHEEITRTKYGPKKEMFVHAQSLLLFSCVMNVLFAKLMLSTFLKQGVDTTRRSYYIISSFTYLGAMLASTICLQFVNYTTQVVGKSCKPIPVMVLGVLIGGKRYALSKYLSILVVVLGVALFIYKDGKAAAKTSSQGSMGKGELLLLVSLALDGLTGAVQERMKSEHQTKSGHMMVMTNLWSVVYLVIAQLFTWEILDFIHFIQKYPSLITNILLFSITGALGQTLIFRTVSEFGPLPCSVVTTTRKFFTVLGSVIIFNNPLGTRQWIGVVLVFSGLIADAYFSKSSKAKK
- the meigo gene encoding solute carrier family 35 member B1 homolog meigo isoform X1 — protein: MSVPSIGAQGAANVAVTVVREQTKSNVFDFRGPLSQPMGNPVKLFFYAGGIFLTYFYYGVLHEEITRTKYGPKKEMFVHAQSLLLFSCVMNVLFAKLMLSTFLKQGVDTTRRSYYIISSFTYLGAMLASTICLQFVNYTTQVVGKSCKPIPVMVLGVLIGGKRYALSKYLSILVVVLGVALFIYKDGKAAAKTSSQGSMGKGELLLLVSLALDGLTGAVQERMKSEHQTKSGHMMVMTNLWSVVYLVIAQLFTWEILDFIHFIQKYPSLITNILLFSITGALGQTLIFRTVSEFGPLPCSVVTTTRKFFTVLGSVIIFNNPLGTRQWIGVVLVFSGLIADAYFSKSSKAKK